The Arachis hypogaea cultivar Tifrunner chromosome 14, arahy.Tifrunner.gnm2.J5K5, whole genome shotgun sequence genome has a segment encoding these proteins:
- the LOC112798267 gene encoding protein SWEETIE-like isoform X3, which yields MNPEAQVQPRGKGPLPQAKKLEGGLQKHLTLAFTKASGVRSRDVRVGLTLSWVFFLQAMRIKYQHPDSELQNFALQVMEMLRADASADAHALACVLYILHVGITDQMTEPTQRNFLVFLGKQLQSSEAGPYMKVAALRTLSYTLKTLGEVPLEFKAVLDESVVSAVSHSSKLVRIEAALALRTLAEVDPTCVGGLTSYGVTALTALRENISFEKGSSLQFDLDSLHGQATVLAALVSISPKLPLGYPARLPKLVLGVSKEMLTQHSHNPVAAIVEKEAGWLLLSSLLGSLPKEELEQEVFDILALWATLFTGNPENELKETEDLVSTIYVWSSAIHALTAFIKCFIAPDVVNDGVLLQPVLVYLSSALSYISALRAKGLAHVKPAVDIFIIRTLIAYQALPDPVSFKNDHPQIIQQCTFPFRYASECEESSCLRFLLDKRDSWLGPWVPGRDWFEDELRAFQGGKDGLMPCVWENEISSFPQPETISKTLVNQMLLFFGITFACQDSGGMLSLLGIIEQCLKAGKKQHWRAASITNICVGLLAGFKALHSFRPQTIGQEILGSAQSIFQSILAEGDICASQRRASSEGLGYLARFGNDIFTARMARSLLGDLNGATDTHYTGSIALALGCIHRSAGGIALSTLVPATVSSLSSLAKSSVANLQIWAMHGLLLTIEAAGLSFVSHVQATLSLAMDILLSDENGLVDIQQGVGRLINAIVAVLGPELVPGSIFFSRSKSAMAEISCWQETATMLESARFTQQLVLFAPQAVSVHSHVQTLLSTLSSRQPNLRHLAVSTLRHLVEKDPVSIIVEQIEDKLFFMLDEETDSEIGKLVRTTIMRLLHASSPSCPSHWIAVCRKVVLATSMRSIENSSTSASDNIDGDTQLNHGDDEDMVSSSNSKQSYNFQASNVDPNREKYLRYRTRLFAAECLSHLPEAVGRNPAHFDLILARQEHGKGPDTGDWLVLHLQELISLAYQISTIQFENMQPVGVSLLGTIVDKFEKVADPELPGHFLLEQFQAQLVSAVRTTLDTSASPSLLEAGLHLATKILTSGIISGDQAVVKRIFSLISRPLNDFQDIYYPSFAEWVTSKIKIRLLAAHASLKCYIYASMRKHQNGAPDDYLALLPLFQKSSSILGKYWIRTLKDYSYICLYLIPKKEWNLFLDGIQSRIVSSKLRPCLDESWPVILQALAFDAVPVNPEGRNDSTKASVENTQKNSVSTSQHSMVELKSEDFKFLWGFSLLGLFQSQHPIFCRPILQLAFSDAKHGGNSPNNEVNTSGLKLYEIVLPMFQLLSSERFFGAGLLSMGICKELLQILSYSTYMDNSWNSLAISILSQVAQNCPQEIFNSENLDLIITELCLDYLFKVFRSSERISVPRPKCDVNVIHTLCSTTREVIKRIETKTHKHAKSVVLALVLMGYECIREASTEVCLSEAIDMVNCSSSLLKKIINDEAHLDDGALQLRELFGTCLSVVAAMTKDCIEGFHLQEIKGSNLRKLIQMKLVFSLEQSISIAKLALELKCVADGETSNSLCANALRYCIRCIQTVLNDSNLQVQVLGLQFLKARVQRDANTEDKSFIMFLVGELITDIFTLIQKTFKNPITRESVTIVSECLSLMVLLQTLSKGDDCQRSFMNILLEAIVIIFLSTEDGSSKEVSDLRNTAIKLVSRLAQIPSSAIHFKDVLLSMPPLHREQLQGVIRASVVTHDKNPMELKVPVLDIKIPKPSTESEDKHSAPPAAIAAHVDENDEEDDEFGEDDWDAFQSFPVSKNEDGDEPETEDAAEGKDPCLVESSSEPKTEDAAEGKDPSLVESSSEPKTEDAAEGKDLSLVESSSDMERSTRVDEFQERSINGENDLNGVDCLKTDEQTRDQTNSDAEKSGNDVHPEMEKELQHTQTSLDTNKVNSNEHQEMEEELHSNEHQEMKEELHSSELQEEATSTPGNEQGSSYHRTEAEAEGSTKGDLSSDNLQRKPSPEPFVSHSPPLGQGYCESEDAKDGVNEQNSDPQPGMSQGAIESEKSSDKLEPAGDHRDE from the exons GCATGTGTTCTTTATATCCTTCATGTTGGTATAACTGATCAAATGACTGAACCTACACAGAGGAACTTCTTGGTTTTTTTGGGAAAACAG CTCCAGTCATCTGAAGCTGGTCCTTACATGAAAGTGGCAGCTTTACGTACACTATCATATACTCTAAAAACACTGGGAGAG GTTCCACTTGAATTCAAGGCAGTTCTTGACGAATCTGTAGTTTCAGCTGTGTCTCATTCTTCGAAACTA GTTCGGATAGAGGCTGCTTTGGCCTTGCGTACCTTGGCTGAAGTTGATCCAACTTGTGTGGGTGGTTTAACTTCATATGGGGTGACTGCTCTTACTGCTTTAAGGGAGAATATATCCTTTGAAAAG GGAAGCAGTTTACAGTTTGATCTAGATTCGTTGCATGGGCAGGCTACTGTGTTGGCAGCTTTAGTGTCTATTTCACCAAAACTCCCTCTTGGTTACCCAGCTAG ACTTCCTAAATTAGTGCTTGGAGTTTCAAAGGAAATGCTGACCCAACACAGTCACAATCCTGTGGCAGCCATAGTTGAAAAGGAAGCAGGGTGGTTGCTTTTATCATCTCTGTTGGGTTCTTTACCAAAGGAG GAGCTTGAACAGGAGGTCTTTGATATTCTTGCCTTATGGGCTACCCTCTTTACTGGCAATCCAGAAAATGAGCTCAAGGAAACTGAAGATTTAGTGTCAACAATATA TGTATGGTCTTCTGCTATTCATGCACTCACAGCATTTATAAAGTGCTTTATAGCTCCCGATGTGGTGAATGATGGAGTACTACTTCAGCCAGTTCTTGTATACCTCAGTAG TGCGTTATCATACATCTCAGCATTAAGAGCCAAGGGATTGGCACATGTAAAGCCTGCAGTGGACATCTTCATCATCAGAACTTTGATTGCTTACCAAGCTCTTCCTGATCCAGTTTCATTTAAAAATGACCATCCTCAGATTATTCAACAATGTACATTTCCATTCAG ATATGCCTCAGAATGTGAAGAAAGTTCATGCTTGAGGTTTCTGTTAGACAAGAGAGATTCTTGGTTGGGTCCATGGGTTCCCGGAAG ggACTGGTTTGAAGATGAGCTTCGAGCTTTTCAAGGCGGAAAAGATGGCCTTATGCCGTGTGTATGGGAGAATGAAATTTCTAGCTTTCCTCAG CCGGAGACAATAAGCAAGACTTTGGTGAACCAGATGCTTCTTTTTTTTGGGATCACGTTTGCTTGTCAG GATAGTGGTGGCATGCTCTCCCTTCTTGGCATCATTGAGCAGTGTCTGAAAGCTGGGAAAAAGCAACACTGGCGTGCAGCTAGTATCACCAATATTTGTGTGGGCTTACTAGCAGGCTTTAag GCTTTACATTCTTTTCGACCACAAACAATAGGACAAGAGATTTTGGGTTCGGCGCAATCTATTTTTCAG AGTATTTTGGCAGAGGGAGACATTTGTGCATCACAGCGTAGAGCATCATCAGAAGGTCTTGGATACTTAGCTCGATTTGGAAATGATATTTTTACTGCAAGAATG GCAAGATCACTACTGGGTGACCTAAATGGAGCAACCGATACCCACTATACTGGATCTATTGCTTTGGCACTTGGCTGCATTCATCGCAG TGCTGGAGGGATTGCATTGTCAACTTTAGTTCCTGCAACAGTGAGCTCTCTATCATCACTGGCTAAAAGTTCAGTAGCTAACCTTCAGATATGGGCTATGCATGGGCTTCTTTTAACTATTGAAGCTGCTGGTTTATCCTTTGTTTCTCACGTCCAG GCAACCCTTTCTCTTGCTATGGACATTCTTTTATCTGATGAGAATGGTTTAGTGGACATTCAGCAAGGTGTTGGCCGCCTTATCAATGCTATAGTTGCTGTTCTTGGTCCTGAGCTTGTCCCTGGAAGCATATTTTTCTCTCGCTCCAAG TCTGCCATGGCAGAGATAAGCTGTTGGCAAGAAACTGCAACTATGCTTGA GAGTGCACGCTTTACACAACAACTTGTTCTTTTTGCACCCCAAGCTGTTTCTGTGCACTCACATGTGCAGACTCTTCTCTCCACTCTGTCCTCAAGACAG CCAAATTTACGGCATCTTGCTGTGTCAACACTAAGGCATTTAGTGGAGAAAGACCCG GTTTCCATTATTGTTGAGCAGATTGAAGATAAGTTGTTCTTTATGCTGGACGAGGAAACTGATTCTGA AATCGGTAAGTTAGTGCGGACCACAATTATGAGACTACTCCATGCATCATCTCCTTCATGTCCTTCACATTGGATAGCAGTATGTCGCAAAGTG GTCCTTGCTACTTCAATGAGGAGCattgaaaatagtagtacttcaGCAAGTGATAACATAGATGGTGATACACAGTTGAACCATGGGGATGATGAAGATATGGTTTCTAGCTCCAACAGCAAGCAGAGTTACAATTTTCAAGCTTCCAATGTTGATCCTAATAGAGAGAAGTACCTCAGATACCGGACCAGACTTTTTGCTGCAGA ATGCTTGAGCCATCTTCCAGAAGCTGTAGGAAGAAATCCTGCACATTTTGACCTGATTTTGGCAAGGCAAGAACATGGAAAAGGGCCGGACACTGGTGATTGGCTAGTACTTCATTTGCAAGAGTTGATATCACTTGCTTATCAG ATAAGCACAATTCAATTTGAGAACATGCAGCCGGTTGGCGTTAGTCTTCTTGGCACCATTGTGGACAAG TTTGAAAAAGTAGCTGACCCCGAGCTTCCTGGGCATTTTCTACTGGAACAGTTTCAG GCCCAACTAGTATCTGCAGTTCGTACAACCTTGGACACATCTGCTAGTCCTAGTTTACTTGAGGCAGGCTTGCATTTGGCAACCAAG ATACTCACAAGTGGAATTATCAGTGGGGATCAAGCGGTGGTCAAGCGTATATTCTCATTAATCTCACGTCCATTGAATGATTTTCAGGACATTTATTATCCTTCGTTTGCAGAATGGGTCACAAGCAAG ATCAAGATAAGACTTCTGGCTGCTCATGCTTCTCTTAAATGTTATATTTATGCATCCATGAGAAAGCACCAAAATGGAGCTCCAGATGATTACCTGGCATTATTACCATTGTTCCAAAAGAGCTCAAGTATTCTGGGAAAGTATTGGATCCGTACATTGAAGGATTATAGTTATATATGCTTGTACTTGATCCCAAAGAAGGAG TGGAATTTGTTCCTTGATGGGATCCAATCACGTATTGTTTCTTCAAAGTTGCGCCCATGCTTAGATGAATCTTGGCCTGTAATTTTGCAAGCACTTGCATTTGATGCAGTTCCTGTGAATCCTGAAGGCAGAAATGATTCCACCAAAGCCTCAGTCGAAAACACCCAAAAAAATAGTGTCTCTACAAGTCAACATAGCATGGTTGAGTTGAAGAGTGAAGACTTCAAATTCCTGTGGGGCTTTTCCCTCCTTGGTCTGTTTCAGTCACAACATCCTATCTTTTGCAGGCCAATTTTACAGCTGGCGTTCAGTGATGCTAAGCATGGAGGAAACTCGCCAAATAATGAAGTCAACACCTCGGGCTTGAAATTATATGAAATTGTACTACCTATGTTTCAACTTCTTTCTAGTGAAAGATTTTTTGGCGCGGGATTACTTAGCATGGGTATTTGCAAAGAACTGCTACAG ATTCTTTCATATTCCACGTACATGGATAATTCTTGGAATAGTCTTGCAATATCCATTTTATCACAG GTTGCACAGAATTGCCCACAAGAAATATTCAATAGTGAAAATTTGGATTTGATAATAACAGAACTTTGTTTAGATTACCTTTTTAAAGTGTTCCGGAG CAGTGAGAGAATTTCAGTGCCGCGTCCCAAATGTGATGTAAATGTGATACATACACTATGTAGCACAACAAGGGAAGTTATTAAACGCATTGAGACAAAG ACACACAAACACGCAAAATCTGTGGTTCTGGCATTAGTGTTAATGGGCTACGAGTGCATTAGGGAGGCTTCAACTGAAGTTTGCTTATCAGAAGCAATTGACATGGTCAACTGTTCAAgttctttattaaagaaaatcATTAATG ATGAGGCTCACCTTGATGATGGCGCTCTGCAACTAAGAGAACTGTTTGGAACTTGTCTGAGTGTGGTTGCTGCTATGACTAAGGATTGCATTGAGGGATTCCATTTGCAGGAGATTAAGGGTTCCAACTTGCGCAAATTAATACAAATGAAGCTTGTGTTTTCTCTTGAACAAAGTATATCGATCGCCAAATTGGCTCTTGAACTAAAATGTGTTGCTGATGGTGAAACAAGTAACTCTTTATGTGCTAATGCCCTCAGATATTGCATACGATGTATCCAAACCGTACTTAATGATTCAAATTTACAG GTTCAAGTATTAGGTTTGCAATTTCTTAAAGCCAGGGTTCAAAGAGATGCTAATACAGAAGATAAGTCTTTCATAATGTTTCTTGTTGGGGAGCTAATAACCGATATATTCACTTTGATCCAAAAAACATTCAAG AATCCCATAACAAGAGAATCCGTAACCATAGTTAGCGAATGCTTGAGTCTAATGGTGCTATTACAAACCCTGTCGAAAGGTGATGATTGCCAGCGAAGTTTTATGAACATTCTTTTGGAGGCCATTGTCATAATTTTCTTGTCTACGGAAGATGGATCCTCTAAG GAAGTCAGTGATTTAAGAAACACGGCCATTAAGCTTGTTTCTCGCCTTGCTCAAATTCCTTCATCAGCAATTCATTTCAAGGATGTTTTGCTATCAATGCCTCCTCTGCATCGCGAACAACTCCAG GGGGTAATCCGAGCTTCTGTAGTAACACATGATAAAAATCCAATGGAACTAAAAGTACCAGTTTTGGACATTAAAATCCCAAAGCCATCAACAGAAAGTGAAGATAAGCATTCTGCACCACCGGCTGCTATCGCGGCTCATGTAGATGAaaatgatgaggaagatgatgaatttGGTGAAGATGATTGGGATGCCTTTCAGTCTTTTCCTGTGTCTAAAAATGAGGATGGAGATGAACCAGAAACAGAGGACGCTGCTGAAGGAAAAGATCCTTGCCTGGTTGAAAGCTCATCAGAACCGAAAACAGAGGATGCTGCTGAAGGCAAAGATCCTAGCCTGGTTGAAAGCTCATCAGAACCGAAAACAGAGGATGCTGCTGAAGGCAAAGATCTCAGCCTGGTTGAAAGCTCATCAGATATGGAACGTTCCACCAGAGTTGATGAGTTTCAAGAACGTTCCATCAATGGTGAAAATGACCTCAATGGCGTTGATTGTCTAAAGACTGATGAACAGACACGTGATCAAACTAATTCCGATGCTGAGAAGTCAGGTAATGATGTGCATCCAGAGATGGAGAAAGAACTGCAACATACTCAAACAAGTCTTGACACTAACAAGGTAAATAGTAACGAGCATCAAGAGATGGAAGAAGAACTGCATAGTAACGAgcatcaagagatgaaagaaGAACTGCATAGTTCTGAGCTTCAGGAAGAGGCAACATCAACCCCAGGAAATGAGCAAGGTTCTTCTTATCATAGAACTGAGGCAGAAGCTGAAGGATCGACCAAAGGGGACTTATCATCAGATAATTTGCAAAGAAAGCCTTCACCTGAACCATTTGTCTCACACTCTCCGCCACTTGGACAGGGTTATTGCGAATCAGAAGATGCTAAAGACGGTGTAAATGAACAGAACTCAGATCCGCAGCCAGGAATGTCCCAAGGTGCAATAGAAAGTGAAAAAAGTAGTGATAAGTTAGAACCAGCTGGTGACCACCGTGATGAGTGA